The following coding sequences are from one Schizosaccharomyces osmophilus chromosome 1, complete sequence window:
- the mug15 gene encoding Schizosaccharomyces specific protein Mug15, giving the protein MQRDTNAEIEKISNNIHQLAGKQQVDSVYLLRLENASLLNIPQPERSDVKNSSKKSLNFWQEERKDLVESVESKEKQNSVVPQSLPDFVRFVCNVIQCCKSYSSLGSFKLIRVTYEASQLLIIHDSTYAIAVIKSEPDK; this is encoded by the exons ATGCAAAGAGACACGAAtgctgaaattgaaaaaatttcaaacaatATTCATCAATTGGCAGGAAAACAACAAGTAGATAGTGTCTACTTGCTGCGACTAGAAAATGCATCGCTGCTAAACATACCCCAACCAGAACGGTCAGACGTAAAGAATTCTTCCAAGAAatctttaaatttttggCAAGAAGAGAGAAAAGACTTAGTAGAATCAGTAGaatcaaaggaaaagcagAATTCTGTTGTTCCTCAATCATTACCAGATTTTGTACGTTTTGTATGCAACGTCATTCAATGCTGCAAGTCATATTCCTCACTTGGTTCTTTTAAATTAATACGAGTTACTTATGAAGCATCTCAATTACTTATTATTCACG ACTCTACTTATGCTATTGCCGTCATAAAATCAGAACCGGACAAGTGA
- the pas1 gene encoding cyclin Pas1 — MSKLNIRALLDAFSTVILSIYPLAQRANQPCHSHTLALNQFLYETIRRSHTDYTTLILALYYFISFRERAFVEPQKYIPLLCGRRLFLVCLIAATKFLHDRSFSNRAWSRLSQLPVDKLLILERLFYQGIDYRLLVAKHVFARWSLLIGECYIQATSYLSSSSDPALDFRKFSPHWISLFSNVQSSLNDYLSVAYITKIAQQRMNSRMSAMHRMNTCFSQQIPSSPESSASTSPSSTPIMDGINANTNLTANTGLQTSVVQPPLPVSYPNCPRVLTRSNGNVPPQFAVPLLAQTPNVRHQNLPPTPSSPQPLSYRPVHPESFLIETSIPSVQSASSLPFHTSHATPFPSTIHNDRNGGPFPTVMADPVLAQPTAPLKKVSIPMLISQQKRPFNDVTTLSPSYSSTKRNRLV; from the coding sequence ATGTCCAAACTTAATATTCGAGCTTTGCTCGATGCGTTTTCTACCGTTATCTTGTCTATCTATCCTCTTGCTCAAAGGGCCAACCAGCCGTGTCATTCACATACTTTAGCTCTCAACCAATTTTTATATGAAACCATTCGCCGTAGTCATACCGACTACACCACCCTCATCCTTGCTTTATACTACTTTATCAGCTTTCGTGAACGTGCGTTTGTTGAACCCCAAAAGTATATTCCTTTGCTTTGCGGTCGCCGTCTGTTCTTGGTTTGTTTGATTGCCGCTACCAAATTCCTGCATGATCGTAGCTTTAGCAACCGTGCTTGGTCTAGACTTTCCCAATTGCCCGTGGATAAACTCCTAATCCTTGAGCGATTGTTTTACCAGGGCATTGATTATCGTCTTCTTGTAGCCAAACATGTCTTTGCTCGCTGGTCTTTGCTAATCGGCGAATGCTACATTCAAGCTACTTCTTACTTGTCAAGCTCATCCGATCCCGCTTTGGATTTTCGCAAATTTTCTCCTCATTGGAtctctttgttttccaatGTGCAGTCTTCTTTAAACGATTATCTTTCCGTTGCTTACATTACAAAGATTGCCCAGCAAAGGATGAACAGCCGCATGTCCGCCATGCATCGTATGAATACATGCTTTTCCCAACAAATCCCTTCTTCACCAGAAAGCTCCGCCTCTACAAGTCCTTCATCAACTCCTATAATGGATGGAATCAACGCAAACACAAATTTGACTGCAAACACTGGACTGCAAACATCTGTTGTTCAACCTCCTCTCCCAGTGAGCTATCCCAATTGCCCAAGAGTATTAACTCGGTCGAATGGAAACGTGCCCCCTCAGTTTGCCGTGCCTCTTTTAGCACAGACACCGAATGTGAGGCATCAGAATTTACCTCCTACTCCATCCTCTCCCCAGCCGTTGTCGTATCGACCAGTACATCCTGAAAGCTTCTTGATAGAAACTTCCATTCCATCAGTGCAGTCCGCCTCATCCCTTCCATTCCATACATCTCATGCAACTCCTTTCCCTTCTACTATTCATAATGATAGAAATGGCGGCCCTTTTCCTACAGTAATGGCAGATCCGGTACTTGCCCAACCAACAGctcctttaaaaaaagtgagTATTCCTATGCTAATATCGCAACAGAAAAGGCCGTTCAACGATGTCACAACTCTCTCTCCAAGTTATTCATCTACGAAGCGCAATCGTCTCGTGTGA
- the pof1 gene encoding F-box/WD repeat protein Pof1, with translation MEKMNEDLVKLDDAGRHRVNTICSTFSNASIQERKVALGHLLNRCCPSLLSFASSTLDTLVRLDFISLLPPEISFRILTFLDARSLCQAAQVCRQWKELADDDIIWHRMCEQHINRKCEKCGWGLPLLERKLLYATKASIQKRYDTLTKRSRPDNDNSASAAKRLRTEPAPIIDSSVTQEKHNPLPECTEKASSPPLRTRPWKEVYAERCRIECNWRHGRCRQVVINGHSDGVMCLQLQRNVLASGSYDATVRLWDLTAFRQIGLLKGHSGGVTCLQFDKCKLISGSMDKSIKIWNYRTGECISTLHGHTDTVLSLSFDSTLLVSGSADHTVKLWHFSGGKRITLRGHTGPVNSVRIHRELGLVLSASDDCSVKVWSLETNMCLYTFNAHIGPVQSLAVAGNRLFSCALDGTIKQWDIEKWKCVHTLFGHIEGVWEIAADQLRLVSGAHDGAVKVWEACQCVQTLKSDSGPVTSVALGDCEVISGSEDGKIHLWLFNNSSDEGNSLKVSPFTVTKAADSIVRTPTAVIQTVPDEYNGYSISEVPANGIGF, from the coding sequence atggaaaaaatgaacGAAGATTTAGTAAAGCTCGATGATGCCGGCCGTCATCGGGTAAATACAATTTGCTCtacattttcaaatgcttCTATACAAGAACGAAAAGTCGCCTTGGGCCATTTACTGAATCGCTGTTGTCCCTCTTTGTtatcttttgcttctaGTACACTAGATACCCTTGTCCGTCTTGACTTCATTTCCCTTCTTCCTCCCGAAATCTCTTTCCGTATTTTGACCTTTTTAGATGCTCGTAGCCTATGCCAAGCCGCTCAGGTGTGTAGACAATGGAAGGAACTTGCCGATGATGATATAATATGGCATCGGATGTGTGAACAGCATATTAATCGAAAATGTGAAAAATGCGGTTGGGGTTTACCTTTGTTAGAGCGAAAGCTCCTTTATGCCACTAAGGCATCCATTCAAAAACGCTATGACACCCTTACGAAACGCTCACGCCCAGATAACGATAATTCCGCTAGTGCTGCAAAGCGGTTGCGCACCGAGCCTGCTCCTATTATTGATTCATCAGTAACCCAGGAAAAACATAACCCTTTACCAGAGTGTACAGAAAAAGCTTCCTCGCCTCCTTTAAGAACGAGACCTTGGAAGGAAGTATACGCAGAACGATGTCGGATAGAGTGTAATTGGCGCCATGGTCGATGCCGTCAAGTTGTAATTAATGGACACAGTGATGGAGTTATGTGTTTGCAGCTTCAAAGAAATGTTTTGGCCAGTGGCAGCTATGACGCGACTGTTCGCCTTTGGGACCTTACAGCGTTTCGTCAAATTGGACTACTAAAAGGACATAGTGGTGGTGTTacttgtttacaatttgaCAAATGTAAGCTAATTAGCGGATCAATGGATAAAAGCATAAAAATTTGGAATTATCGTACTGGCGAATGTATTTCTACTTTACACGGCCACACCGATACTGTTCTCTCCTTATCTTTTGATTCCACCCTACTAGTTTCCGGTAGTGCAGACCATACAGTAAAGCTATGGCATTTTTCTGGAGGAAAACGTATCACTTTAAGAGGCCATACTGGGCCGGTGAATTCTGTGCGAATCCATCGCGAGCTAGGTCTCGTTCTCTCTGCATCTGATGATTGCTCTGTCAAAGTGTGGTCTTTAGAAACGAACATGTGTTTATACACTTTCAATGCTCATATTGGACCTGTTCAAAGCTTAGCGGTGGCTGGCAATCGATTGTTCTCATGTGCATTAGATGGTACAATCAAGCAATGGGACATCGAGAAGTGGAAATGTGTCCACACTTTGTTCGGACATATAGAGGGTGTATGGGAGATTGCGGCCGATCAGCTACGTCTTGTCTCTGGTGCACATGATGGCGCGGTCAAAGTTTGGGAAGCTTGCCAATGTGTTCAAACGCTGAAAAGTGATTCTGGACCAGTGACTTCTGTGGCTCTAGGGGATTGCGAGGTAATTAGCGGCTCGGAGGATGGAAAAATTCACCTTTGGTTATTCAATAATTCGAGTGACGAAGGTAATAGTTTGAAAGTATCTCCGTTTACCGTGACTAAAGCCGCTGATTCCATTGTGCGTACTCCCACGGCAGTAATCCAGACTGTGCCTGATGAGTATAATGGTTATTCCATATCTGAAGTTCCTGCTAACGGTATCGGTTTTTAA
- a CDS encoding conserved membrane protein with Rossmann-like protein alpha/beta/alpha sandwich fold, producing MLNRRLTIHLPFYANQTSTPSWIWRYFSPKSRTGLFFYISLFILATLIMTIKMIKPNTSQCFTPVSLVGADPLSNLNHLIIIAGHAVWLGGSSQGQEDSEWILEPYQKGEGKVFANHIHKGLELLEQDQSSLLVFSGGQTRPNAGPYSESQSYYLLSKSLNDNPLLLSRRTTEEFARDSLENVLFSVARFREVTGHYPKKITVVSFEFKKERFLNLHREAIRFPSEHFDFVGIDPEGGVPQASYEAEKKYALLPFTEDPYACENTSLVRKRKERNPYRRQHSYLITCPELIPLIEYCPSDKSKYYTGQLPW from the coding sequence ATGTTGAACCGGCGATTAACTATCCACCTTCCTTTCTATGCAAATCAAACCTCAACTCCGTCGTGGATTTGGCGTTACTTTTCCCCTAAATCTCGAACCGGCTTATTCTTCTATATATCTCTATTTATACTTGCTACTCTAATCATGACAATCAAAATGATAAAGCCAAATACTTCCCAGTGCTTCACGCCTGTGTCTTTAGTGGGGGCTGATCCTTTAAGCAATTTAAACCACTTAATCATCATAGCTGGACACGCTGTTTGGCTAGGAGGGTCTTCTCAAGGACAAGAAGATAGCGAATGGATCTTGGAGCCTTACCaaaaaggagaaggaaaagtaTTTGCAAATCATATTCATAAAGGTCTGGAATTGCTTGAGCAAGATCAGTCTTCGCTTTTAGTCTTCTCCGGTGGACAGACTCGGCCAAACGCTGGTCCGTATTCGGAATCCCAATCTTATTACTTACTTTCCAAGTCTCTTAATGATAATCCACTTTTATTATCACGTAGGACCACTGAAGAGTTCGCTCGAGATAGTCTTGAAAATGTGCTCTTTTCAGTTGCTAGGTTTCGTGAAGTCACCGGGCATTATCCGAAGAAAATAACAGTTGTCTCCTTCgagtttaaaaaagaaaggttttTAAATTTACACAGGGAGGCTATTCGTTTTCCAAGCGAACATTTTGACTTTGTCGGTATAGATCCCGAAGGCGGCGTCCCCCAAGCTAGCTACGAAGCAGAGAAAAAGTACGcccttcttccttttacTGAAGATCCTTACGCTTGCGAAAATACTTCTTTGGTgcgaaaaaggaaagaacgTAACCCTTATCGAAGACAGCATTCTTACCTTATAACATGTCCTGAACTAATTCCTCTAATTGAATATTGTCCTTCAGATAAGTCAAAGTACTATACAGGACAGTTACCTTGGTAA
- the cyp1 gene encoding cyclophilin family peptidyl-prolyl cis-trans isomerase Cyp1 — protein MSQVELQTSLGKIMLELYNEHAPKTCENFYTLAKEGYYDGVLFHRVISDFMIQGGDPTGTGRGGTSIYGDSFEDEIHPELHHTGAGILSMANAGPNTNGSQFFITLTPTPWLNGKHTIFGRVQSGLGVCKRMGLVRTDPSDRPIEQIRILKAVAL, from the exons ATGTCTCAAGTAGAATTACAAACGAGTTTA GGAAAAATAATGCTTGAGCTTTATAATGAACACGCCCCAAAA ACTTGTGAAAACTTCTACACTTTGgcaaaagaaggatattATGATGGTGTTCTT TTCCATAGAGTAATTTCTGATTTTATGATTCAAGGAGGAGATCCTACAGGCACTGGACGAGGCGGTACTTCTATTTATGG TGATTCGTTTGAGGATGAAATTCATCCTGAATTGCACCATACAGGAGCTGGTATTTTGTCTATGGCTAATGCTGGACCAAATACGAATGGATCTCAA TTTTTCATCACATTGACACCCACACCTTGGTTAAATGGTAAACACACAATTTTTGGACGAGTTCAAAGCGGACTTGGCGTATGTAAGAGAATGGGTCTTGTTCGAACAGATCCCTCTGACCGTCCTATTGAACAAATTCGGATACTGAAAGCCGTTGCTCTTTGA
- a CDS encoding lipid particle hydrolase translates to MIALLFSLLGIAISLFLVFYVHDAYLAVKYQSFVDQQKEQMRSDSKKRVDPNSLFIATDLSKSVEDNCRLDYEYQVAYYLHTGVDRSSDKNSGRPSKTFVFLHGLGGQMAQFEGLFNFIPKEYSVFSLDYCGCGLSKRAFNSHIGRSPRELTTDGLTNIIEKVIEKHIFPSDSIVLVGHSMGASIATRLAKRLGGKCEALVLLAPKNRFKKGELELIRRIQKIPSPIFSLYRLFDRWKGLNSPSVNRCFSSKATPAQRAKLWIWNRESDTFIWKMMLMGIESVLTPSFVFPSVPTLIITGDEDSISPPSEKELYQDLQNDFSFQVVEAGHCLLVEKPHEIYQKIHSFLRLPN, encoded by the exons ATGATTGCCCTTTTGTTCTCTCTGCTTGGCATAGCCATTTCGCTCTTCCTTGTCTTTTATGTACATGATGCGTATTTAGCTGTCAAATATCAAAGTTTCGTGGACCAGCAGAAAGAGCAAATGCGTTCTGATTCGAAAAAGCGTGTCGACCCTAATTCTTTATTCATTGCTACAGATTTATCCAAGAGTGTGGAAGATAACTGCAGATTGGACTATGAGTATCAAGTGGCATACTACTTGCATACGGGAGTCGACAGAAGCTCAGACAAGAATAGTGGCCGTCCTTCAAagacttttgttttccttcaCGGGCTGGGGGGTCAAATGGCTCAGTTTGAAGGTTTGTTTAATTTCATTCCTAAAGAATATTCTGTATTTTCATTGGACTACTGTGGTTGTGGACTGTCGAAGCGAGCCTTCAATTCCCACATAGGACGATCACCTCGTGAGCTAACTACAGATGGGTTGACTAATATAATTGAAAAGGTTATCGAAAAGCACATATTTCCTTCCGACTCCATTGTGCTCGTCGGGCATTCCATGGGTGCAAGTATTGCTACCCGATTAGCCAAACGATTAGGGGGAAAATGCGAGGCTCTCGTTTTGCTTGCTCCCAAGAACCGGTTCAAGAAAGGAGAACTTGAGTTGATTCGAAGAATTCAGAAAATCCCTTCTCCTATTTTTAGCCTTTACCGACTTTTCGATCGTTGGAAGGGTCTCAATAGTCCATCCGTAAACCGTTGCTTTTCAAGCAAAGCTACGCCTGCCCAGCGTGCAAAGCTTTGGATTTGGAACCGTGAAAGTGACACTTTTATATGGAAGATGATGCTGATGGGTATTGAAAGCGTTCTCAcaccttcttttgttttccctTCTGTACCCACTTTAATTATAACAGGAGACGAG GACTCTATATCTCCTCCatcagaaaaagaactttaTCAAGACTTACAAAAcgacttttcttttcaagtCGTTGAAGCAGGACACTGCTTGTTAGTGGAAAAACCGCATGAG ATATATCAGAAAATCCATAGCTTTCTACGACTTCCAAATTAG
- the mug10 gene encoding meiotic Rho guanine nucleotide exchange factor, producing MAFLEGMHIFRSLTRGKTFQKELKKANIQKETGTLALVETKNVKSPQIEYASVSKELTSTELKYVLELRRILNEIILPIESQSLSQEAVGICTCVKTLIQFHGLLYSEMMTAKSPVLLLLKYLQVFRDVYQMYTINLAGVFEIEKAASPYTIGGNRLLIPLQHLMRYPMHLSRICKLLQKHSWLEKNLYLFVQALDGFKQLCMFIDEERGRDEGNHLLKDLCKDEGIALDIPRHIRFKGLIVVAKPYLYEFNACVFCDDGLIVWTKLLDETEMMSISVEQCLYVSQISLSVVIVTLSSNGQLFKRHLALHTLAASVFQKWYQQRSKPNNPESTTSC from the exons ATGGCATTTTTGGAAGGAATGCACATTTTTCGCTCGTTGACACGAGGAAAAaccttccaaaaagaattaaaaaaggcaaatatacaaaaagaaacaggcACTTTGGCTCTTGTTGAAACGAAGAACGTAAAATCACCACAAATAGAATATGCGAGCGTTTCGAAAGAATTGACGAGCACTGAGCTAAAATATGTATTAGAATTAAGAAGGATTTTAAAC GAAATTATACTTCCCATTGAGAGTCAAAGCTTAAGCCAAGAAGCAGTAGGAATTTGTACATGTGTTAAAACACTGATTCAATTTCACGGGCTTTTGTATAGCGAAATGATGACTGCCAAATCACCAGTCTTGCTTCTCTTAAAATATCTACAAGTGTTTCGTGATGTGTATCAAATGTACACAATCAACCTGGCTGgagtttttgaaattgaaaaagctGCGTCTCCGTATACTATCGGTGGGAATCGCTTGCTTATTCCGCTGCAGCATTTAATGCGATACCCGATGCATTTATCACGAATCTGTAAATTACTCCAAAAACATTCTTGGTTGgagaaaaatttgtatttatttgtGCAAGCGTTAGATGGGTTCAAACAGCTCTGTATGTTTATAGACGAAGAAAGAGGCCGTGATGAAGGTAACCATCTTCTAAAGGATCTTTGCAAAGACGAAGGCATCGCACTTGATATTCCTCGTCATATTCGGTTCAAAGGACTAATTGTCGTCGCTAAACCGTACCTTTATGAGTTTAACGCATGTGTCTTTTGCGATGATGGACTAATCGTTTGGACAAAACTTTTAGACGAAACAGAGATGATGTCCATCTCTGTTGAGCAATGTTTGTATGTGTCACAAATATCCTTGTCTGTAGTAATTGTGACTCTTAGTTCGAACGGGCAGCTTTTCAAACGACATTTAGCCTTGCATACCTTGGCCGCGtctgtttttcaaaaatggtATCAACAGAGAAGTAAACCGAATAACCCAGAATCAACAACCTCCTGCTAA
- the sgf11 gene encoding SAGA complex deubiquitinating submodule subunit Sgf11, translated as MSMQPTSLAAISCTIFEDLLRDYTHELTQKIHRMSKLALQKCERCNTYCRQHCTKPGFDIYANNIQTPSSIPYYQCLSCRREIAASRYAAHMEKCKGRSLSSATSYASLLDGDSANDDE; from the exons ATGAGTATGCAACCTACCTCCCTTGCAGCAATT TCATGTACTATATTTGAAGACTTGCTTCGGGATTACACTCATGAACTGACCCAAAAGATTCATAGGATGAGTAAGCTTGCGTTACAAAAGTGTGAAAGATGCAATACCTATTGCCGACAACATTGTACCAAACCAGGCTTTGACATTTACGCAAACAACATACAAACACCCTCTAGTATACCTTACTATCAATGCCTTTCTTGCCGGCGTGAAATAGCTGCTTCTCGATATGCAGCACATATGGAAAAATGCAAAGGTCGCTCACTTTCATCAGCTACTTCTTATGCTAGTCTTCTTGATGGAGACAGTGCTAATGACGACGAATAA
- the sla1 gene encoding La protein, tRNA chaperone Sla1, with amino-acid sequence MSEEQKEQVQAVPVENQAPQEAGSKPTESVSEKVESFDENGVLKQVEFYFSDSNLPRDKFLWTVSQKNNGWVPIETIASFKRMRRYQPLEAVVAALRKSPELLEVDEAGEKVRRKVPIVRPDPSAVQRSMESSVYAKGFGEEQDDTQLALENFFQQEGGEIASLRLRRDEDNKFKGSVFVEFKTPEIAQGFLEKVKGSPLKHNETELTVMSKKEYVDMKTEQHRNDPPKPGNKRRRFDAFKMMDRERSHKRAPKRGRTTRGSTRESEKQESQSQEKQEEPKSTEEPKKVEDTNEAEKSNEQPKPEGEAAATTNQKEESAPAPSD; translated from the exons ATGTctgaagaacaaaaagaacaagtTCAAGCTGTTCCTGTAGAGAATCAGGCACCTCAAGAAGCTGGCTCAAAGCCTACAGAATCCGTTTCTGAAAAAGTCGAGTCTTTTGACGAAAATGGAGTTTTGAAGCAAGTTG AGTTTTACTTTTCTGACTCCAATTTGCCTCGTGACAAGTTCTTGTGGACTGTTTCCCAGAAAAACAATGGTTGGGTTCCTATCGAGACAATTGCTTCCTTTAAACGTATGCGTCGTTACCAACCTTTAGAAGCTGTCGTGGCTGCTTTGCGCAAGAGCCCAGAGTTGCTTGAAGTCGATGAAGCTGGTGAAAAGGTTCGTCGTAAGGTTCCTATTGTCCGTCCTGACCCTTCTGCTGTTCAACGTTCCATGGAAAGTAGTGTGTATGCAAAGGGTTTCGGTGAGGAACAGGATGATACCCAACTTGCATTGGAAAACTTCTTCCAACAAGAAGGTGGTGAAATTGCTTCCCTTCGCTTGCGCCGTGATGAAGATAACAAATTCAAGGGTAGTGTTTTCGTAGAGTTCAAGACTCCTGAAATTGCCCAGggatttttggaaaaggtCAAGGGATCTCCATTAAAGCACAATGAAACTGAATTAACTGTCATGTCCAAGAAGGAATACGTGGACATGAAGACTGAACAACACCGCAACGATCCCCCTAAGCCTGGCAACAAGCGTAGACGCTTTGACGCTTTCAAGATGATGGATCGTGAGCGATCCCACAAGCGTGCTCCCAAGAGAGGTAGGACTACTAGGGGATCCACTAGGGAATCCGAGAAGCAAGAAAGCCAAAGTCAGGAAAAGCAAGAGGAGCCTAAGAGTACTGAAGAACCAAAGAAGGTTGAAGATACCAACGAAGCTGAAAAGTCGAATGAGCAACCCAAGCCCGAAGGAGAGGCTGCCGCTACTAccaaccaaaaagaagaaagtgCTCCTGCTCCTTCAGactaa
- the cdr2 gene encoding serine/threonine protein kinase Cdr2, whose translation MNAVSEVGPWELGLSLGSERQNSARLAKHKQTAQLAVVKPILGWSQYTPSQQKSMESELVLLRLIEHPNVLQLIDVITQQDQVYVVVEYMPGGELFDCMLRKGSFSEEVAAKFLWQILYGLEYCHKLHICHRDLKPENLFLDAHGSIKIAEFGMASVQLPGNLLQTSCGSPHYASPEIIMGRPYNGCASDIWSCGVILFALLSGRLPFDDDNIRSLLLKVCEGHFDMPSDISPQAQHLLYRMLDVNPSTRMTMEQIREHPFISYLAKPNISIPIVSAPIQPVDPLIIQHLSLLFCCSENPKSLYESLASQSPLLEKTLYTLLSRHLHPPTTAAIDRNRAVVNDLLGTEAAKNYILDEEDENMNENEKVVQGPSTTPFSTAYVTDPILRPATSASPFFPSMAGNGVKYPYSLNNHSSVFHRPATSTSAMHQVPKSVTPGLTTQYPHIPSAIPSLRSTANMQHSFAIPNSDPEGSGNRRAVSLDMSNDNTGNDTELPLKSATPFPYANGSTEIGPPKRRVVSRLSEYNGKAPMSYPSINSGNSKMARFQVSEPTPSNENHIHNQPFTSPSFAASRRVRSPSGERVISMDRVSSMGNYDCINVPKQRRQSLFTQSSSRRKVSGSPFQPKRSFLRRLFSSEPSCKCIYTSLSAAELEYEVLEVLRRWQLLGVGIADIFYDAVSVSISARIKRQNSLNLKGLRFRVSVLAEFFGSQAVFVLESGSSSTFDHLATEFQLIFEDKGFLDNLSPSHFQSVAPRPSSRFSVTNSPFAAFRQRYPIQS comes from the coding sequence ATGAACGCAGTTTCTGAAGTTGGACCTTGGGAGCTTGGCCTTTCCTTGGGATCAGAAAGGCAAAACAGCGCTCGCTTGGCGAAGCACAAGCAGACTGCGCAGCTTGCAGTGGTCAAGCCAATATTGGGATGGTCGCAATACACTCCAAGCCAGCAAAAAAGCATGGAAAGTGAGCTTGTTTTGCTAAGATTAATTGAACATCCCAATGTCTTGCAGCTTATTGATGTTATAACCCAACAAGACCAAGTCTATGTTGTCGTTGAGTACATGCCTGGAGGAGAGCTTTTTGATTGTATGCTCCGGAAAGGAAGCTTTTCTGAAGAAGTTGCAGCGAAATTTTTATGGCAAATTCTTTACGGTTTAGAATATTGCCATAAACTTCATATCTGTCATCGGGATCTAAAACCAGAAAACCTGTTTTTGGACGCTCATGGTTCTATAAAGATTGCAGAATTTGGAATGGCTTCCGTTCAATTACCTGGTAACCTACTGCAAACATCCTGTGGCTCTCCGCATTATGCTTCTCCTGAAATTATCATGGGACGTCCGTATAATGGTTGTGCAAGTGACATTTGGTCTTGCGGTGTAATACTGTTTGCTTTGTTAAGTGGTCGATTGCCATTTGATGACGATAATATACgctctttgcttttgaaggTCTGTGAAGGTCATTTTGACATGCCGAGCGATATCTCTCCTCAAGCCCAACACTTACTATATCGTATGCTTGATGTGAATCCTTCTACTCGAATGACTATGGAACAGATTCGTGAACATCCTTTCATTAGTTATCTCGCCAAACCTAATATTTCTATCCCCATCGTTTCAGCACCCATCCAACCTGTTGATCCTCTTATTATACAAcatctttctttacttttttgctGTTCAGAAAATCCCAAGTCTTTGTATGAAAGTTTGGCTTCACAATCACCCCTCCTTGAGAAGACTTTATACACGTTACTGAGCCGACACTTACATCCCCCAACTACCGCTGCTATAGATCGTAATCGTGCTGTCGTTAATGATTTACTTGGTACGGAAGCTGCGAAAAACTATATACTCGACGAGGAAGACGAGaatatgaatgaaaatgaaaaagtagtTCAAGGTCCTTCCACAACTCCGTTTTCCACTGCTTATGTTACGGATCCCATATTACGTCCGGCAACATCTGCCTCCCCGTTTTTTCCGTCCATGGCTGGTAATGGAGTTAAATACCCATATTCTCTCAATAATCACTCTTCTGTCTTTCATCGCCCTGCTACATCTACCTCCGCTATGCACCAAGTTCCCAAGTCTGTAACTCCTGGTCTAACTACTCAATATCCTCACATTCCTTCTGCAATACCAAGTTTGCGTTCGACCGCGAACATGCAGCATTCCTTTGCCATCCCCAATAGTGACCCTGAAGGTTCAGGTAATCGCCGAGCTGTTTCTCTAGACATGTCTAATGATAATACAGGAAATGATACTGAGTTACCATTAAAGTCTGCTACCCCTTTTCCATATGCCAATGGCTCAACTGAAATAGGTCCTCCAAAAAGACGTGTCGTTTCCAGATTGTCAGAATACAACGGCAAAGCACCAATGAGTTATCCTTCTATTAATTCTGGTAATTCAAAAATGGCTCGCTTTCAAGTTTCAGAGCCAACCCCATCTAACGAAAATCATATCCACAATCAACCGTTTACTAGCCCCAGTTTCGCAGCGTCTCGCAGAGTTCGTTCACCCAGCGGTGAACGTGTGATTTCTATGGACAGGGTATCTTCTATGGGTAATTATGATTGTATAAATGTTCCTAAGCAGCGCCGCCAGTCTCTGTTCACCCAATCATCTTCTCGAAGGAAGGTTTCTGGGTCCCCGTTTCAACCTAAGAGATCGTTTTTGAGAAGACTTTTCAGTAGTGAACCTTCCTGCAAATGCATCTATACAAGTCTTAGTGCAGCCGAACTTGAATACGAAGTCCTTGAAGTTTTAAGGCGTTGGCAATTACTAGGAGTTGGTATCGCtgacattttttatgaCGCAGTGAGTGTTTCGATTAGTGCTCGTATAAAGCGTCAAAACTCCCTTAACCTGAAGGGACTAAGATTTCGGGTCTCTGTTCTTGCCGAATTTTTTGGTTCTCAAGCCGTAtttgttttggaaagtGGCTCTTCATCTACCTTTGACCACTTAGCAACTGAATTTcaattaatttttgaagataaaGGGTTCTTAGATAATCTGTCGCCTTCGCATTTTCAATCTGTCGCCCCTCGTCCATCTTCGAGATTCAGTGTGACGAACAGTCCTTTTGCTGCTTTTCGTCAACGTTACCCTATTCAAAGTTGa